The Caldilineales bacterium DNA segment GCCCCACATCGCCACCCCCGCCAATACCAACCCTGCCTACAACACCTTCCCCGACCCGGCCATGCAGACCACCCCCGGCGACATCGGCAAGGTGCTGGCCGACATCGGCCACTGCGCCGAGGGCGGCGGCAATCTGCTGGCGGCCCTGGCCCCTCGACTCACTCCGGCCAAGTGCCAGGAGCTGATCGGCTGGCTGGAACAAAACCCGATGGGCTTTCTCATCCGCTATGGGGTTCCCAAAGGGACGCGGGTGGCGCACAAGCACGGCTACGGCAGCGATAGCCAGGGCGATGTCGCTCTCATCTACGGGCCGGAAGGGCCTTATGTCCTCTCCATCTATGTCTTTCAGTCGGGTTGGGTGATCTGGAACCACAGCAACCCGTTGATGAACGACCTCAGCCGCCTGGTCTGGAACTATTATCTGGCGCGGCAAGGCAAAGAGCAACTCCCTCCCTTCGACCCAAACGACAAGAATCGCGGCGGGTAGGGGAATGACGAGGAAACACGGATCATGTCAAAATCATCGCCCAAGCAAACCTATAGCCTCATTTTTATCTTGTTGGTCGCCATCCTATTTCTCGTTCTGGCCATTTTCACCGCCATCAACCCCTTTCTGTTGTGGCTGATCGCGGCGACGGTCATCACCTTTGCGCTCTACGGCTACGACAAGGCCCAGGCCAAGCGCGGGGGCGGGCGCGTGCCCGAAATCGTGCTGCACGGCGCTGCGCTGGCGGGCGGTTTTCTGGGCGGGTGGGCGGGAATGTACCTCTTTCGGCACAAGACCCTGCACACCGGCTTCAAGATCGTCCTCGCCCTGGCCACCGTGCTCTGGCTCGTCCTCCTCTATTTCATCTTCTTTGCCTGACGCCAACCTGGCAGTCAGTCGATACGAAACACGCATCATGCAACCTGATCACCGATGAACCTCGCGCGCTATCAACGCCAAATGATCTTCCACGGCCTGGGCGAAGCCGGGCAGCGCAAACTGCTGGCAAGCACCGTAGCCATCATTGGTTGCGGCGCCACCGGCTCGGTCCTGGCCAATCACCTGGCCCGCGCCGGCGTGGGGCGCTTGCGGCTGGTGGACAGGGACTATGTGGAACTAAACAACTTGCAGCGCCAGCTGTTGTTCGACGAAGACGACCTGGCCGCAGGCTTGCCCAAAGCCGTGGCTGCCGAACGCCGTCTGCGCCGGATCAACAGCGAGATCGCCATCGAGGGTGTGGTGGCCGACTTCAACCCCGGCAATGCCCTGGAACTGCTCAAGGACGCCGACCTGGCGCTGGATGGCACGGACAACTTCGAGGCCCGCTATCTGCTCAACGATGCCTGTCTTAGCCTCGGCCTGCCGTGGGTCTACACTGGCGTCGTCGCCTCCTACGGCATGACCGCCACCCTCATCCCCGATGGCGCCGCCGCCCGGATGGAAAGGACGGCGACCGGCTGCCTGCAATGTCTGTTGGGCGCTGAGCCGGCCACCGGCGGGGCCACCTGCGACACCGCCGGCGTGTTGGGGCCGATTGTGGATGTGCTGGCCTCGATCTCGGCGGGCGAAGCGATCAAGCTGCTGGTGGGCGGCGGCGACCTCAACCAGGGTCTGATCCATATCGATCTCTGGGACAACAGCTTCGAGACGTTCAAGTGGGCCGGCCGCGACCCCGACTGCCCGGCCTGCGCCGGCGGCGACTACCGCTTCCTGAACGCCGAAGTGGGCAGCCGCAGCGCCGTCCTCTGCGGCCGCAACGCCGTGCAGGTCAGCGTCCCGCACGCCCGCCTCGATCTCGAGTCGGTGGCCGTTCGCCTTCAGCCACTCGGCCAGGTCAAGCACAGCCCCCATCTCCTGCGCGCCGTCATCGACGGCTACGAGATCAGCCTGTTCCCCGACGGGCGCGCCATCATCAAAGGCACCGAGGACGCGGACGTGGCCCGCAGCCTCTACGCGCGGTATGTTGGGGTGTAGACAGGTAGACAAGGAAACAGTCAACAGTCAACAGTCAACAGTCGACAGTCAACCTGCCACCTGCCACCTGCCCCCCGCGACGCCTCACGCCTCACGTTTCACTCCTCACCTCCCCATGCCCCCCTTCATCCTCACCACCCTCATCTATGCCGTGCGCGACGGCCAGGTGCTGATGATGCACCGCTACAAAGAGCCGAACCTGGGCCTGTGGGTGGCGCCGGGCGGCAAACTGCACGACGACGAAACACCGCGCGAGTGCGCCATCCGTGAATTGCGCGAGGAGACCGGATTGGAGGCCGTCGATCCGCAGTTGCGCGCGATCATCACCGAACTCTCGGCCCGCAAGGATTGGCAATGGCTGATGTTCGTCTATCGCACCGAGGTGGCCGACGGCGAGGTGGTGAGCGACGAGCGCGAGGGTCGCTTACGCTGGTTTCCGATCGCCGAGATCGCCAGCCTGCCCATCCCTGAAGCCGATGCCATCTTCAACCCGCTCGTGCTCGACCAGCGTGGCCCTGCCCTCGAGCTCAAATTCGTCTATGACGATGCCTTGCGCTTGATTCATTGGCAGAAGGCGGCTATCTGACGGGTTGCCGTCGTCTCAGATACCCAGGTAGGCGCGACGCACCTCTTCGTTGTTCTCCACCTCGCGCGAGGGGCCGTGCAGTTCCACCTTGCCCTCGCTGAGCACGTAGGCATAGTCGCTGACCTTGAGGGCCATACGCACGTTCTGCTCCACCAGCAGGAGGGTCAGGCCCTCGCGGCGCAGCTTGCGCAGCGATTGGAAGAGATCGAGGGTGAGCACCGGGGCCAGGCCCAGCGACAACTCATCGATCATGAGCACGATCGGTTCGGACATGATCCCACGGGCCACGGCCAGCATCTGCTGCTCGCCGCCGCTCATGGTGCCCGAACGTTGGTTGGCGCGCTCCTTCAGGCGGGGAAAGAACGTGAAGACCTTCTCCAGATTGCGGGCGGCGTGGGCGCGGGCGCGCTGGGGCGTGGCCCCCATCTCCAGGTTCTCGCGCACGGTCATGTCGGTGAAGAGCTGGCGGCCCTCAGGCACCATGATCAGCCCCATCTCGGCTTTGGCGTAGGGCGGCAACCGGCTCACGTCCTCGCCCTGGAAAAGCACCTTGCCCTGCCAGGGTTTGAGCTGCCCAACCACAGCGCGCAGCAGCGTGGTCTTGCCGGCGCCGTTGGAGCCGACCAGGGTGGTCAGTTGGCCCTGCTCCAGGCCCAGGCTGGCCCCCCACAGAATCTGCAATTCTCCGTAACCGGAGGCGACATCGTGGACTTCGAGAACGGCCATGCTATCCTCTCTCCTCTTCCAACAGGCGGGCGGCCAGGTCCGGGTCGCCCAGGTAGGCTTCGATCACCAGCGGATCCTGCGAGACCTCGGCCGGCGCGCCCTGGGCGATCATCTCGCCGTAGTTGAGCACGATGAGGCGGTCGGAGAGGTTCATCACCGCGTGCATGATGTGTTCGATCATGATGATCGTGACCCCCTGCGCCTTGATCTGGCGGATGGTGGCGATCATGCCGCTGACCTCGGTGGTGTTGAGGCCAGCCAACACCTCGTCCAGCAGCAGCAGGTAGGGGCGGGCAGCCAGGGCCCGGGCCATCTCCAGCCGCTTTTTCTGGGCGACGTTGAGGCTGCCGGCCAACATGCCGGCGCGGGGGGCCAGGCCCACGAAGGCCAGCACCTCATCGGCCACCGCCTCAGCCCTGGCCAGGCCCAGGCCCTCGCGACCGTAGCAGGCGCCGACGATCACATTCTCGCGCACGGTCAGCTCATTCAGCGGGCGCACGATCTGGTGGGTGCGGGCCAGCCCCAGCTTGGCGGCGCGGTAGGTGGGGGCGCCGGTGATGTCCTGCCCGCGAAACGAGACTTTGCCGCGGGTGGGCGTGTAGACGCCGTTGATGCAGTTGAAAAGAGTGGTCTTGCCGGCGCCGTTGGGGCCGATCAGCCCCAAGATCTGGCCTTCGGGCAGGTCGAAGCTAACGTTTTTGACGGCGGTCAGCCCGCCAAACTGCTTGCTGACGTTGTCGACTTGCAGGATCATTCCAGCACCCTCCGTAGCGCCGCCCAGCGCGAGCGCAGCCAACCGACGGCGCCGCTGGGGATGAAGAGCACGATGAGCAACAGCAGCACCCCGGCCACGACCAACTGAATGTCACGGAACAGGGGGCTGGTGAGCAGGGTGCGGCGCAAGATCTGGTAGGCGGCGCCGCCCAGGGCTGGCCCCAACACCGTGCCCTGCCCGCCCAGCATCACCATCACCAACAATTCGATCGAGAGATGCAGGCGGAAGGCGCTTTCTGGCTCGATCACGCCGTTCTTGAAGAAAAACAGCACGCCGATGATGCCGGGGAAGAAGGCCGAGAGCACATAGGCCCAGGTCTTGGCCCGCGGGGCCACCACCCCCATCACCTCGGCCGCGTCCTCGTCCTCGCGGATCGCCATCAGCCCCAGCCCAAATTTCGATTTCTTGACCATGAAGCTGACAACGATGACGATCAGGGCCAGCGCCGCCAGGCTCCAGAACACCAGCCACAGGGCGGTGTTGGCCCCGCCATAGCCGCGGTAGACGGCGAAATTGAGTTCCATGCCGTTCGGCCCGCCGAAGAGCGAGAACTGCTTGGCAAAGGCCTTCATGGCCTCGTTGATGCCGATGGTGGCCAGGGCAAAATAGGCCCCGCGCAGCCGCAGGATGGAGAGGCCCAGCAACAGGGCCAGCAGCGCCGCGGCCAGCCCGCCCAGCAGCGCCGCCGGGAAGAGATGCCAGCCCTGCTCATCGATCAGATAGAAGCCGACATAGCCGCCCAACCCGAAGTAAACGATGTGCCCGAAGCTGACATAGCCGGTGTAGCCGAGCAGGATGTTGAGACTGGAGGCCAGGGCGATGGACATGAGCACGGTAAACATCGACTCGCGCGTGCTGACGCTGCCTGTGATCAGGGGATAGACCACGAACAACGCCACGAAAAGCAGGGGCAGCCAAAGTCCGGGAGAACGCAGTGTCTTCATTTTTTCGCTCCGAACAGACCCTGGGGCCGCAACAACAGCAGCAGGACGAAGAGCACGAATTCGAACACCGGCACCCAACCGACCTCGGTGAAGGCGGGGATGACGCCCTCGATCAGGCCCAAGATCAGCCCGCCCACGAGCGCGCCCAAGGGGTTGCCCAGCCCGCCCAGCACCACGATCACAAAACTCTTCAACTCATACGCCCCGCCCGACAGGATGGTGAAGGGCAAGATCGTACCGATCAGCCCGCCGGCGATGGCGGCCAACATGGCGCCGATGCCGAAGCTGAGCGCCAGCACCCGCGTCGAGGGGATGCCCATCAGCTCCGCCGCGGTGCGGTTGTTGGCCACCGCCCGCACGTTCTTGCCCGGTCGCGTGCGGTAGAGGAACCAGTACAGCACCCCCGTGACCAGCAAGGCGATCAGCGCCGCCACCACCCGCGCCGCCGGCAAGGAGATGCCGGCCGCCTGCACCGTGCCCAGCGAATAATCGACATTGCGAAAGCTGGTCGACCAGATCGTGGTGCCCAGGCCGATGATGATCATATTGACGGCGAAGGTGGCCAGCAAACTGGAGAGATGGGGGGCGTTCAGCACCCGGTGCACGGCCACGACATAGATGATCAGACCCAGCAGCAGGCCCAGCAGCGCCACCAGGATCAGGGCGAGAAAGGGGTTGAGGCCCAGCACGGTGAAGCAGAGATAGACCCCGAACATGCCCAGGGCGATGATGGGGCCGTGCGCCAGGTTGATCACACTCATCACCCCGAAGATCAAGGTCAGGCCCATGGCGGCGATGCCGTAGACCACACCGATGAGAAGCCCGTCGGCCAGATATTGCAGGAGTTGGCTCATCGTTCAGGACGCCTCCGGGAAAGAGATGGATGACGCCCGCCCGGTCAGGGGGAACGTACCGGGCGGGCGTCGGATGCTGAGGGGAGATCAGCGGGTGATGAAGGGGGCGGTGCGGCCTTCTGCCGGCCACACCACCTGTTTCGTCAGATTGCCGCCGCTATCGCGCTGCCACTGCACATAGACCATCTCGTGGCCGATTTGCAGGCCGTGGTTCTCGGCGCTGGTGTCGAACTTGATGTGACCGAAGAAGGTGAGCATGTCGGCTGCATCGAGCGCCGCCTGCACCGCGGCGCTATCCAGCGACCCGGCCCGCTCGATGGCGTCCTGCAGGATCAGCCCGGCCACATAGCCGCCGGCGGCATGGTACGAAGGCTCCTCGTTGTGCGCGGCCTGGTATTTCTGCACGAATTCCGCCCCGGTGATGCCCTTCCAGGCCATCCCGGCGGCTTTGGCCGCTTCGGGCGTGAACGCGGCCAGCGGCTCCCACTGGCTGGGGCCGAAGACGCCGACGGCGGCATCGCCCAACTCGGCGAAGGACGGCTCTGGCGGGGCCACCAACAGACCCACGTAGGGCGTGGCAATGCCTTTTTCGCTCAACTGCCGGGCAAAGGTGCTGCCGTCCTGGAAGTGGCCGCCGCCGAGGATCGCTTCGGGATTGGCCGCCTGGATCTTGTTGATGAAGGGCGCGAAATCGGTGGTGCCGGAGTCGTAGCCTTCGAAGAGGACGATCTCGTAGCCCAGGCCCTCGGCGTGCGTTTTCAGGGCCTCGGCCACGCCGGTGGAGAATTTGTCGTTCTCGTGCACGATGGCGATGCGCTTGACGGCGGGGGCGTCGGCGTGCAGCAGATCGGCGGCGCCGGTGAGATAGTTGGTGTCGGGTGTGTAGGCCTGGTAGACCAGGGAGTAGCCCTGCTGGTAATTGCTGGCCGAGGCCGCGCCGGTGGTGATCATCACCTTGCCGTTCTGCTCGGCAATGACCGAGGCGGAGGAGGTGAGGCCGCTGGAATAGGGGCTGATCAGGAAGTCGGCGCCGTCGTCGGTGGCCAGACGGGTGTACAGCTCCTGCACCCGGTCGCCGTTGGATTCATCATCGTAGAATTTCGAGGCAAAGGTGACGACCGTACCATCGCTGAGCTTGATGCCGCCGGCGTTGTTGACATCGGCCATCCACAGGTTGAGGCCGTTGATCTGGCGGCTGGATTCGACGTTGTACTTGCCCGTTTGCGAGGCCGTGAAACCGATGGTGACGGTCTTGGCCGCCGGCGGGGGCGCGGCGCTGGCCGCAGTCGGTGCGGCTGCCGGCGCCGGCGTGGCAGCGCCGCCGCAGGCCGCCAGCGCCAGGGCTGCGATCAACAAGATCGCCAGGAGAAAGGGAAATTTGCGAGACATACCATCTGCTCCTTTTGAGAGGCTGAGAAAGCCTGGATCGGCTCCCAGGCAGGGCCGCGGCGTTTGCCGCGTGAGAATGACTTTCTCCGCACTCTAACGAAAGGGTGCAAACTTCCCATAAAAACAGAGGGCCGAGTGTAAATAGTTCGTAAATAATGGGCGGGAGGGGCAGTTTTCAGTAATCAGTGGTCAGTATTCAGTGGTCAGGGGGCGGGGGTCAGGGGTCAGGGGGCGAAGCGGTAGCCGAAGCGGTAGCCGACGCCGTGCTCGGTCAGCAGGTAGACGGGGTTGGCGGGGTCGGCCTCGATCTTGCGGCGCAGGCGGCCGATGTAGACGCGCAGATACTCGCTTTCATCGCCATATTCCGGCCCCCACACCTGCTGCAAGAGACGGCGGTGCGTCAACACCTTGCCGGCGTGCTGCATCAGCAGCTGCAACAACTCCATCTCGGTGCGGGTCAGACGCACCGCCCGGCCCGCCACCGTCACCTGCCCCCGCTCCGGCTGCAACCACACCTCGCCCAGGCGGATGCCCTCGGCCGGCGGCAGCGGCGCGCTGACCCCGGCCCGGCGCAGCGCCGCCCGCACCCGCGCCAGCAACTCCTCCACCCCAAACGGCTTGGTCAGGTAATCATCCGCGCCCAAATCCAGCGCCAGCACCTTGTCATGCTCCTCGTCCAGGGCGCTGAGCACGATGATCGGCACCTGCGAACTGCGCCGCACCCGCTGCGTCACCTCCAGCCCGTCCAGCCGCGGCATCATCAAGTCCAGGATGATCAAGTCCAGCGGCTGCGACTGGAACACGCCCAGCGCCTCCAGCCCATTCGTCGCCTGCGTCACCTGAAAGCCGCGGGCGCTGAGATTGCGGCTGATGAACTCGCGCAACGGCTTCTCGTCATCGACGACCAGGATGTGGGCGCTCATGCCGGGCTTTCCCCCTCCTGTTCTGGCGGCGCCAGCGGTAACGAGAAGGCAAACAGCGCCCCCGGCTCCGCCTCCTCCACCCAGATGCGGCCCCCGTGCGCCTCCACAAAGCCCTTGCTGATGGCCAGCCCCAGCCCGGCGCTGCCGATGCGTCGCTGCCCATCCCCCTCGACCTGATAGAAACGCTCGAACACCCGCTGGCGCTGCTCCGGCGGCACGCCTGGCCCGAAATCGCGCACCCGCACCACCACCTGCCCATCCTCCCGCGCCGCGCTCACCTCCACACCTGCCCCCGCCGGCGAATACTTGACCGCGTTCTCGATCAGATTGCGCAGCACCGTCTCCAGCCGCGGGCGGTCGATCCAGGCCATCGGCAGGTCGTCCGGCAGCTGCAACTGCAACTGAGCGCCCAACCGCCGCCCTTCCCGGGTCGCCGTCTCCGCGATCACGGCCGCGAGCGCGTGCAACTCGCGGCGGATGCGCAGCGCCCCCCCTTCCAGCCGCGACAGATCGAGCAAATTGCTGACCAGCACCGCCAGCCGATCCGCCTCCTGGCTGATGATCTGCACGAACTCGCGCTGCGCCGCCGCGTCCCACTGCACATCCTGGGCCAGCAGCGTGGTGGCGAAGCCCTTGATCGAGCTGAGCGGCGTGCGCAATTCGTGCGAAACAGTGCTGAGCAGGGCCGATTTCATCCGATCCAGATTCTTGTCGCGGGTGATGTCCTGCCAATACTGCCCCCGCCCGATCAAATGCCCCTCGGCGTCGGTGACATCGAAGATGCGCAGCCGCACATCCTGCGTCCGTCCCGCCCCATCCCGGCGCTGAAAATCGACCACGCGCTCCCCGCGCCCGGCAAAGGCGGCCCGCGCCCGCGCCGTCGTCTCCCCCTCGTGCAGGGCCGAAGCCAGCAGCGCCGCCGTCAGATCGCGGGCGCGCCGCCGCCGCGCCACCGACCGCCGCACCCCCAGCAGATCCGCCGCCGCCTGATTGCAGAACAACACCTCCCCCTCCAGGCTTTCCAGCACCAGGCCATCGGCCAGACTCTCCATGATCGCCTCCAGCCGCGAGGTCTGCTCTTGCAACTGCGCGTCGGAGCGGGCAAAGAGGGCGGCATGCTCCATGGCCATGGCCGCATGGTTGGCGAAACTGGCCACCAACTCCTGCTCGGTCTCGGTGAAGGGCCGGGGAAGATTGCGGTAGAGGATCAGCACCGCCGGCGGGGCGTGTTGCGTCACCAGGGGCGCCGCCAGCACGGCCCGAAAGCCCTCTGCCCGCGCCCGCTGGCGCAGGGCAACATTCTCCAGCTCGATTTCAGTGTCCGGGATCTGCACCGGCGTCTGCCACCGCAGGGCCTGCATCGCTGGCGAAAAAGGCTCGGACGACTCGATCCGCAGCTGTTCGACATAGGCTTCGGAAAGGCCACGGCTGGCGGTGATGCGGAACACGCCCAGGCGCTTGTCCAGGGCGACGATGGCCGCCCGCTCCACCTTCGACAGCCGCTGCACCTCCTCCAGAATGCTGGCGATGACCTGATCGGCGTCGAGCGAGCTGACCACGCTGCGACTGGTCTCCAGCAGCGTGCCCAGTTCCTCGAAACGACGCTCGATCGCTTCGGCCATCGTCGCCAACGAACGGGCCAGATGCCCGATCTGGTCCCCTCGCCCCTCCCAGATGGCCATGTCCGGCGGCTGCGCCGCTGGCGCCGCCCGGCGCTGCCCCACCCTCTGGCTGAACTCGGCCAGGCGTTCCAGCGGCAAGATCACCCGCCGCGACAGGGCCAGCCAGAAGAAAACGCCGCCCAGGAAATAGATGCCCACCGCGGCCAGCAGCAGACGGTGAAAGCGAATGATGGCGGCAAAGGCGACCGAGGTCGGCCGCTGCACGATCACCCCCCAGCCAGCCACGGGGATGGGGACGAAGGAGCGCAGCCACTCGCTGCCATCCGGCGCCGTGGCGATGACGCCGCCCCGCTCGCCGGCCAACACCCGCGGCACCGCCCCATCTTGCCATGCCCCCCAGTCGGGCAGCAGCGCCGCCGGCAGACCCAGATCTTCGCCCCGCCGCACCGTCAGCAAGGGGTCGGCAGCCAGGTCGGCGGTGAGCAGGGCGGGGTGGGCGATGACCTGCCCGCGGGCATCGACAAGGCTGACGACCAGCCCCCGTTCCGCCCCGCCCACGATCACCCGCAGCGTCTCGCTCAGCGAGGCCAGGGTGAGATTGGTGGCCACCACGCCCTGGAAGACGCCGCTGGCGTCGAGCAGGGGCATCACCGCCGTGGCCACCGGCTTGCCCGTGGTAGGGGAGATGCGGCCATCGGAGAAAACCGGGCCGCGGCTGGCCCGCGCCGCCTGAAAATATTCGCGGAAGGAGAAATCGACGCCTACGGTGCTGGCCGGGCCTTCGGGGAAGTGGTATTGCATGACGCCGGCGGCGTCGAGGCGGTAAACCAGGTCGACATCGGCGCGGGCCAGCAGCACATTGGCAAAGGTCACGCGCATGCCATCGACATCCCCCTGCTGCACCTCGCGGCGCCCCGCCAGGCTCTGCACCGTGCGCACGGCGTTGGTGAGGGCGGCGTCGGTTTCCAGGGCGATGGCCTGGGCCAGGGCCACATCGGCTGCCCGCGCCTCCGCTTCCAGATTGCGCTGCATCACCCGGTCGAAGATGAGCGCGCCCACCAGCACCGGCCCAATGAAGAGCACATACAGGGCCAGCAGTTGCAGACCCAGGTCACGGCGCAGGGCCGCGCCCCGGAAGCGGGAGGCCGGCAATCGGCGCAGACGGCTGAACATGGGGGGCGCCGGGGATGGCGGGAACGAAAGGGGTCGGGTGAGGCGTCGAAGTGCTTGTCGCCGGCTCGGAGTCGGGCCTACGGCTTGCGCGCCAGCAGGAAGAAACGATGGTCACGCACATCCAGATAGCCTTCCTCCTGGATGCGATGGTGGAGTTGGAACAGCGCTTCGGCGTAACGCTCGACGCTGAAATCTTCGATCTGCCAGGGCACGGCCTTGAGGTAGTAGACGATGGCGCCGACATCGAAAAAGCGGGCGCGGGGAAAATCCTCTGCCGCCTTGAGCACCTCGAAACCGGCCGTCTCCAACTGGCTGCGGGCGGTGGCCAGGCGCCAGTTGGCGTCGAGATTGAACCTGGCCCCCAGCAGCATGTTCAGATCCCAGCCATCCTCGCCGCCCACCTGCTGGGTGATGAACAGACCGCCGGGCGCCAACACGCGCCACACCTCGGCCGGCGCATAGGATTCGTGCCGGTTGATGACCAGGTCGAATTCAGCCTCGGCGAACGGCAACGAGACGTCGTTCTCGACGGCCACGACCTGCACACCCAGCGGTTCCAGACGGGCGCGGGCAACGGGCAGGTTGGGGGCGAAGCCTTCGGTGGCCAGGCTGTGCGGGGGCAGGGGGCGCAACTGCGAGAGCAATTCACCGCCGCCGGTGCCCATGTCCAAGAGCGAGGCGGCGCGCCGGAGCCGGGGCAACACCTCGCTGGCATAGCACCACGTCTGCGGGGCCGTGCGCATGCGACCGGTCCCGCTGATGTGCGAGAAATCCCAGCCCTCGAACGGGCTTTGCGCCTCGGCCAGCCAGAAATCCAGCAAGGCCTGGCGATCGGCGTAGCGATCGATCTCTGTCATGCTCTCGCTCCCTTGCTTGCCTCTTGTGGCCGACGGCCGATGTACAGCCCTCGGCCCATCCGACCTTCCGGCTCGAAGCTCGTCTCCAGATGTTGCTGATGGCCGAACAGCCCCAGTCCGCGCCGCTCGCTGAAATAGTCGATCGGCGGCGGCATCCCCACCAGATCGTGGAAGATGAGGATGGCGGTCGCGCGTTCATCGTCCTCGAAGTTGTCGGTGGCGCCGTCGAAGGGCGCGGCGTAGACGAACATGGTTGCGATCAGCGATTCTCGACCTGGTAGAGGCATTGCCCCATTGTAGACGCTGGTTGGTGTTTGCGCAATCACCTTCGTGAGTCAGGCAGGTGGGACGTCGATGGCTTCCAAGACGGCCGTGAATTCGGCAATGACCATCGCCGTCGCCCCCCAGACTTCGTGCGAACCCAGGCGATAGAAGGGGATGAATCGCACCTGGCCATCGATCAGCCGATCTTCGCTGGCCTGATTGGCTGGGTCCAGGAAGTGAGCGATGGGCGTCTCGATCACCTCGGCGACCTCGTGGGCCGCGGGCCGCCAGACAGGGCGGTGCGGCGTGTAGCCGACCACAATCTGGAGGCAGAAGTGGCTGGGCCGGATGTAGAGGTGGGTCAGCCGGCCGAGGGGCGTGACCTGGGCGGCGTCGAGGCCCAATTCCTCCTGAGCCTCGCGCAGCGCCGTTTGCTCCACCGTCTCGCGGCCCTGGCGGGCGCCGCCCGGCAACGAAACCTGGCCGGGATGGTCGGGCAAATCGCGGCGGCGGGCGGTGAGCACGGTGTAAAGCTCGCCCTGGTGAGGATAGAGGAGGAGGAGCACGGCCGCGCGCCGGCAGCCGCGCGAGTGGTTGGTGTAGAGTTCGGGTGGGGGCCGGTGGCTCGGCGCCATCCGCCGCTGCCCTTCCGGGCCGGGGAGTGGCCGCCGCAGCGCCGCCTGGATGGAGGCGATGGCCCAGGAGCGAGGTGATGCGTTCATG contains these protein-coding regions:
- a CDS encoding class I SAM-dependent methyltransferase, producing the protein MTEIDRYADRQALLDFWLAEAQSPFEGWDFSHISGTGRMRTAPQTWCYASEVLPRLRRAASLLDMGTGGGELLSQLRPLPPHSLATEGFAPNLPVARARLEPLGVQVVAVENDVSLPFAEAEFDLVINRHESYAPAEVWRVLAPGGLFITQQVGGEDGWDLNMLLGARFNLDANWRLATARSQLETAGFEVLKAAEDFPRARFFDVGAIVYYLKAVPWQIEDFSVERYAEALFQLHHRIQEEGYLDVRDHRFFLLARKP
- a CDS encoding GAF domain-containing protein, which gives rise to MFSRLRRLPASRFRGAALRRDLGLQLLALYVLFIGPVLVGALIFDRVMQRNLEAEARAADVALAQAIALETDAALTNAVRTVQSLAGRREVQQGDVDGMRVTFANVLLARADVDLVYRLDAAGVMQYHFPEGPASTVGVDFSFREYFQAARASRGPVFSDGRISPTTGKPVATAVMPLLDASGVFQGVVATNLTLASLSETLRVIVGGAERGLVVSLVDARGQVIAHPALLTADLAADPLLTVRRGEDLGLPAALLPDWGAWQDGAVPRVLAGERGGVIATAPDGSEWLRSFVPIPVAGWGVIVQRPTSVAFAAIIRFHRLLLAAVGIYFLGGVFFWLALSRRVILPLERLAEFSQRVGQRRAAPAAQPPDMAIWEGRGDQIGHLARSLATMAEAIERRFEELGTLLETSRSVVSSLDADQVIASILEEVQRLSKVERAAIVALDKRLGVFRITASRGLSEAYVEQLRIESSEPFSPAMQALRWQTPVQIPDTEIELENVALRQRARAEGFRAVLAAPLVTQHAPPAVLILYRNLPRPFTETEQELVASFANHAAMAMEHAALFARSDAQLQEQTSRLEAIMESLADGLVLESLEGEVLFCNQAAADLLGVRRSVARRRRARDLTAALLASALHEGETTARARAAFAGRGERVVDFQRRDGAGRTQDVRLRIFDVTDAEGHLIGRGQYWQDITRDKNLDRMKSALLSTVSHELRTPLSSIKGFATTLLAQDVQWDAAAQREFVQIISQEADRLAVLVSNLLDLSRLEGGALRIRRELHALAAVIAETATREGRRLGAQLQLQLPDDLPMAWIDRPRLETVLRNLIENAVKYSPAGAGVEVSAAREDGQVVVRVRDFGPGVPPEQRQRVFERFYQVEGDGQRRIGSAGLGLAISKGFVEAHGGRIWVEEAEPGALFAFSLPLAPPEQEGESPA
- a CDS encoding CoA pyrophosphatase, coding for MNASPRSWAIASIQAALRRPLPGPEGQRRMAPSHRPPPELYTNHSRGCRRAAVLLLLYPHQGELYTVLTARRRDLPDHPGQVSLPGGARQGRETVEQTALREAQEELGLDAAQVTPLGRLTHLYIRPSHFCLQIVVGYTPHRPVWRPAAHEVAEVIETPIAHFLDPANQASEDRLIDGQVRFIPFYRLGSHEVWGATAMVIAEFTAVLEAIDVPPA